Proteins encoded within one genomic window of Rhinolophus sinicus isolate RSC01 linkage group LG14, ASM3656204v1, whole genome shotgun sequence:
- the LOC109438731 gene encoding Fc receptor-like protein 3 isoform X1, producing the protein MLLWLLLVLTPGRGQSGLEPKASLLLEPPWSTTFKGRTVTLICRGPRSPAQGHVSWYRDKNSLKENSEEIHIETSGDYTCKTRGSSISDPVHVEFSHKWLVLQARHPVFEGDNVTLRCQGKDDEKAKEKSYYKNGKKLGGTNKSDSIIVYSASRDKSIYHCTASRERFWGWWTETSDYLRIQVQELFPHPRLTASPSQPAEGSPVTLTCETRLPLQRSDVQLRFCFFRERQALGSGCSSSPELQIPAMWREDARSYWCQAQTVTLSVAKKSLRSYIHVRRVPVSGVNLEIQPREGKLIEGENLVLVCSVAKGTGTVTFSWHREGTQRSLGRKTQRSLSAELQVPSVKAHDAGKYYCAADNMQGPILSQRLRVTVAVPASRPVLTLRAPGAQALVGDTVELHCEAQTGSPPILYRFYHDGVTLGNSSAPSGGGVSFNLSLTAEHSGNYSCEADNGLGAQRSYRVILSVTVPATRPVLTLRAPRAQALVGDTVELHCEAQTGSPPILYRFYHDGVTLGSSSAPSGGGVSFNLSLTAEHFGNYSCEADNGVGAQRSEVVTLNVTGASTSKVTITVGVIGLLSVLGLAATATWVNCFRTQRNPGGLSATGTPSYGPTAGQGHSLTGPCSSHTRELTCSEPALMELQPVYSNVGPGHGNVIYSQVSSIQHSKGNPENSPRMHQEDKEPAVIYSELKKGHPGGCAGQASSGGRAREDAAENYENVSCALSGVEH; encoded by the exons tgctggtCCTGA CCCCTGGACGAGGACAATCAG GGTTGGAGCCCAAAGCTTCACTTCTCCTCGAACCTCCATGGTCCACAACCTTCAAAGGACGGACAGTGACTCTCATATGCAGGGGTCCCCGTTCTCCAGCCCAGGGGCACGTATCTTGGTATCGTGACAAGAACTCATTGAAAGAAAACTCTGAAGAGATTCACATAGAGACATCTGGAGATTACACATGCAAGACCCGCGGATCTTCCATTAGTGACCCCGTGCATGTGGAATTTTCACATA AATGGCTGGTCCTCCAGGCCCGACACCCTGTCTTTGAAGGAGACAACGTAACTCTGAGATGCCAGGGGAAGGACGATGAGAAGGCCAAGGAGAAGAGTTActacaaaaatgggaaaaaactTGGTGGTACTAATAAGTCAGATAGCATCATAGTGTATTCAGCCTCCAGGGACAAAAGCATTTACCACTGTACTGCTTCTCGGGAACGTTTTTGGGGATGGTGGACGGAAACTTCAGACTATCTAAGGATCCAAGTTCAAG AGCTGTTTCCCCATCCTCGGCTgacagccagcccctcccagcccGCCGAGGGGAGCCCAGTGACCCTGACCTGTGAGACCCGGCTCCCTCTGCAGAGGTCAGATGTCCAGCTCCGGTTCTGCTTCTTCAGAGAACGCCAGGCCCTGGGGTCAGGCTGCAGTAGCTCCCCGGAGCTCCAGATCCCGGCCATGTGGCGTGAAGATGCAAGGTCTTACTGGTGCCAGGCTCAGACGGTGACTCTCAGTGTCGCGAAGAAAAGCCTGAGGTCCTACATACATGTGCGGA GGGTCCCTGTGTCTGGCGTGAATCTAGAGATCCAGCCTCGTGAGGGGAAGCTGATTGAAGGAGAAAACCTGGTCCTTGTCTGCTCGGTGGCCAAGGGTACAGGGACTGTCACATTCTCCTGGCACAGAGAGGGCACACAGAGAAGCCTGGGAAGAAAGACCCAGCGTTCCCTGTCGGCAGAGCTGCAGGTACCGTCCGTGAAGGCGCACGACGCCGGGAAGTACTACTGTGCAGCTGACAACATGCAGGGCCCCATCCTCAGCCAGCGGCTCAGAGTCACCGTGGCAG TTCCAGCGTCTCGGCCCGTCCTCACCCTCAGGGCGCCCGGGGCCCAGGCCCTGGTGGGGGACACAGTGGAGCTGCACTGTGAGGCCCAGACAGGCTCTCCCCCGATCCTGTACCGCTTTTACCACGACGGTGTCACCCTGGGGAACAGCTCGGCCCCCTCTGGAGGAGGAGTGTCCTTCAACCTGTCTCTGACTGCAGAACATTCTGGAAACTACTCCTGTGAGGCCGACAATGGGTTGGGGGCCCAGCGCAGTTACAGAGTGATTCTCAGTGTCACAG TTCCAGCGACTCGGCCCGTCCTCACCCTCAGGGCGCCCAGAGCCCAGGCCCTGGTGGGGGACACAGTGGAGCTGCACTGTGAGGCCCAGACAGGCTCTCCCCCGATCCTGTACCGCTTTTATCACGACGGTGTCACCCTGGGAAGCAGCTCAGCCCCCTCTGGCGGAGGAGTGTCCTTCAACCTGTCCCTGACTGCAGAACATTTTGGAAACTACTCCTGTGAGGCTGATAATGGAGTGGGGGCCCAGCGCAGTGAGGTGGTGACACTCAACGTCACAG GGGCTTCCACGAGCAAAGTAACCATTACTGTGGGGGTCATCGGGCTCCTGAGTGTCCTTGGCCTTGCTGCTACCGCTACTTGGGTGAATTGCTTCAGAACCCAAAGGAACCCAG GAGGACTTTCTGCCACTGGGACACCTAG TTATGGTCCCACTGCGGGTCAGGGGCACTCCTTGACCGGGCCCTGCAGCTCACATACTCGAGAGCTCACCTGCTCCGAACCAGCCCTAATGGAGCTGCAGCCCGTGTACAGCAATG TGGGCCCTGGACACGGCAACGTCATTTATTCCCAGGTCAGCAGTATCCAGCATTCGAAAGGAAATCCAG AAAACTCACCAAGGATGCATCAAGAGGATAAA GAACCTGCAGTCATCTATTCCGAGTTGAAGAAGGGACATCCAGGTGGCTgtgcagggcaggccagcagtGGAGGCAGAGCCCGTGAAGATGCTGCAGAGAACTATGAGAATGTGTCATGTGCATTGTCAGGCGTGGAGCATTAG
- the LOC109438731 gene encoding Fc receptor-like protein 3 isoform X2 — protein sequence MLLWLLLVLTPGRGQSGLEPKASLLLEPPWSTTFKGRTVTLICRGPRSPAQGHVSWYRDKNSLKENSEEIHIETSGDYTCKTRGSSISDPVHVEFSHKWLVLQARHPVFEGDNVTLRCQGKDDEKAKEKSYYKNGKKLGGTNKSDSIIVYSASRDKSIYHCTASRERFWGWWTETSDYLRIQVQELFPHPRLTASPSQPAEGSPVTLTCETRLPLQRSDVQLRFCFFRERQALGSGCSSSPELQIPAMWREDARSYWCQAQTVTLSVAKKSLRSYIHVRRVPVSGVNLEIQPREGKLIEGENLVLVCSVAKGTGTVTFSWHREGTQRSLGRKTQRSLSAELQVPSVKAHDAGKYYCAADNMQGPILSQRLRVTVAVPASRPVLTLRAPGAQALVGDTVELHCEAQTGSPPILYRFYHDGVTLGNSSAPSGGGVSFNLSLTAEHSGNYSCEADNGLGAQRSYRVILSVTGASTSKVTITVGVIGLLSVLGLAATATWVNCFRTQRNPGGLSATGTPSYGPTAGQGHSLTGPCSSHTRELTCSEPALMELQPVYSNVGPGHGNVIYSQVSSIQHSKGNPENSPRMHQEDKEPAVIYSELKKGHPGGCAGQASSGGRAREDAAENYENVSCALSGVEH from the exons tgctggtCCTGA CCCCTGGACGAGGACAATCAG GGTTGGAGCCCAAAGCTTCACTTCTCCTCGAACCTCCATGGTCCACAACCTTCAAAGGACGGACAGTGACTCTCATATGCAGGGGTCCCCGTTCTCCAGCCCAGGGGCACGTATCTTGGTATCGTGACAAGAACTCATTGAAAGAAAACTCTGAAGAGATTCACATAGAGACATCTGGAGATTACACATGCAAGACCCGCGGATCTTCCATTAGTGACCCCGTGCATGTGGAATTTTCACATA AATGGCTGGTCCTCCAGGCCCGACACCCTGTCTTTGAAGGAGACAACGTAACTCTGAGATGCCAGGGGAAGGACGATGAGAAGGCCAAGGAGAAGAGTTActacaaaaatgggaaaaaactTGGTGGTACTAATAAGTCAGATAGCATCATAGTGTATTCAGCCTCCAGGGACAAAAGCATTTACCACTGTACTGCTTCTCGGGAACGTTTTTGGGGATGGTGGACGGAAACTTCAGACTATCTAAGGATCCAAGTTCAAG AGCTGTTTCCCCATCCTCGGCTgacagccagcccctcccagcccGCCGAGGGGAGCCCAGTGACCCTGACCTGTGAGACCCGGCTCCCTCTGCAGAGGTCAGATGTCCAGCTCCGGTTCTGCTTCTTCAGAGAACGCCAGGCCCTGGGGTCAGGCTGCAGTAGCTCCCCGGAGCTCCAGATCCCGGCCATGTGGCGTGAAGATGCAAGGTCTTACTGGTGCCAGGCTCAGACGGTGACTCTCAGTGTCGCGAAGAAAAGCCTGAGGTCCTACATACATGTGCGGA GGGTCCCTGTGTCTGGCGTGAATCTAGAGATCCAGCCTCGTGAGGGGAAGCTGATTGAAGGAGAAAACCTGGTCCTTGTCTGCTCGGTGGCCAAGGGTACAGGGACTGTCACATTCTCCTGGCACAGAGAGGGCACACAGAGAAGCCTGGGAAGAAAGACCCAGCGTTCCCTGTCGGCAGAGCTGCAGGTACCGTCCGTGAAGGCGCACGACGCCGGGAAGTACTACTGTGCAGCTGACAACATGCAGGGCCCCATCCTCAGCCAGCGGCTCAGAGTCACCGTGGCAG TTCCAGCGTCTCGGCCCGTCCTCACCCTCAGGGCGCCCGGGGCCCAGGCCCTGGTGGGGGACACAGTGGAGCTGCACTGTGAGGCCCAGACAGGCTCTCCCCCGATCCTGTACCGCTTTTACCACGACGGTGTCACCCTGGGGAACAGCTCGGCCCCCTCTGGAGGAGGAGTGTCCTTCAACCTGTCTCTGACTGCAGAACATTCTGGAAACTACTCCTGTGAGGCCGACAATGGGTTGGGGGCCCAGCGCAGTTACAGAGTGATTCTCAGTGTCACAG GGGCTTCCACGAGCAAAGTAACCATTACTGTGGGGGTCATCGGGCTCCTGAGTGTCCTTGGCCTTGCTGCTACCGCTACTTGGGTGAATTGCTTCAGAACCCAAAGGAACCCAG GAGGACTTTCTGCCACTGGGACACCTAG TTATGGTCCCACTGCGGGTCAGGGGCACTCCTTGACCGGGCCCTGCAGCTCACATACTCGAGAGCTCACCTGCTCCGAACCAGCCCTAATGGAGCTGCAGCCCGTGTACAGCAATG TGGGCCCTGGACACGGCAACGTCATTTATTCCCAGGTCAGCAGTATCCAGCATTCGAAAGGAAATCCAG AAAACTCACCAAGGATGCATCAAGAGGATAAA GAACCTGCAGTCATCTATTCCGAGTTGAAGAAGGGACATCCAGGTGGCTgtgcagggcaggccagcagtGGAGGCAGAGCCCGTGAAGATGCTGCAGAGAACTATGAGAATGTGTCATGTGCATTGTCAGGCGTGGAGCATTAG